The following coding sequences are from one Aeromicrobium duanguangcaii window:
- a CDS encoding Na+/H+ antiporter subunit A — protein sequence MVFLVALHFLVAGAAPALVRMLDRRAFLVLALVPAASFVWLLGPVARATDGDPTYEHLTWIPQIGLNLDLGVNALSGIVALLVTGVGALVLVYCTWYFRPNDPEIWRFSGVLTAFAGAMLGLVLSDNVYLLYIFWELTTILSFLLIGHNPERRANRRAAMNALIVTTFGGLAMLVGLVGLHLLSGTPRLSELLADPPAAGPAVTTFVALILVGALSKSALVPFHFWLPGAMAAPTPVSAYLHAAAMVKAGVYLVALLAPVFADTPGWRPVLVSLGIATMILGGLRALRQYDIKLLLAYGTVSQLGFLVAVAGAGTRSAAFAALALLCAHGLFKSALFLVVGIIDRSVGTRDLRDLSGLRAARPALFVITIVAAASMAGLPVMFGFTAKEAALAAFVDLGKDLGHPGWGMAALVGIVVGSILTVAYSARFVWGAFADKAGVEPCHPRAFSAGFTVVPGILAAASLVAGFAGPALTPRIATYADQFPEGAHHAMLTLWHGFTPALGLSAIAVVAGLALFVWRRPVAATQHAIVDRLPMPDAERSYQAVMRGVDRLAVEITGRTQRGSLPVYLGIILVTLVVVPGTALIRAWETPDVRIADNPLQIVTGLIMAAAAILTVRSRRRLRAVLLLGVTGYGTSILFVAHGAPDLALTQVLVETFLLVTFVLVLRRLPPFFSDRPFNIARWWRVGVGTAVGLTVSGFAFVATNARTATPISAGWAEPAYEYGGGKNIVNVALVDIRAWDTIGELSVLVVAATGIASLIFLLTDRSMRQIRPRRVVAPDSNAWLAANLHDQRRSIVFEIVTRLIFHTVIVFSIYLMISGHNSPGGGFAGGLIAGLALMVRYLAGGREELDNAAPVDAGFVLGLGLAVAALSGLLPTLLGGGVLQSAIVDVQIPVLGELHLVTSVFFDIGVYLVVVGLALDVLRSLGSGIDAQIEEEDEEADEAAQSTSEVTS from the coding sequence ATGGTCTTCCTCGTCGCCCTGCACTTTCTCGTCGCAGGGGCGGCCCCTGCCCTCGTCCGCATGCTGGATAGACGGGCCTTCCTGGTCCTCGCGCTGGTCCCAGCAGCCTCATTCGTCTGGCTCCTCGGTCCCGTCGCCCGGGCCACCGACGGCGATCCGACGTACGAGCACCTGACCTGGATCCCGCAGATCGGGCTCAACCTCGACCTGGGCGTGAACGCGCTCAGCGGCATCGTGGCGCTGCTCGTGACCGGGGTCGGCGCCCTCGTGCTCGTGTACTGCACCTGGTACTTCCGCCCGAACGACCCCGAGATCTGGCGCTTCTCCGGCGTCCTCACGGCCTTCGCCGGCGCGATGCTCGGCCTGGTCCTGTCCGACAACGTCTACCTGCTCTACATCTTCTGGGAGCTCACGACGATCCTGTCGTTCCTGCTGATCGGCCACAATCCCGAGCGGCGCGCCAACCGGCGAGCGGCCATGAACGCCCTCATCGTCACGACGTTCGGCGGTCTGGCCATGCTCGTGGGCCTCGTGGGCCTGCACCTGCTGAGCGGGACCCCGCGCCTGAGCGAGCTGCTGGCCGATCCGCCGGCCGCCGGCCCCGCCGTGACGACCTTCGTCGCGCTGATCCTGGTGGGCGCCCTGTCCAAGTCGGCGCTCGTGCCCTTCCACTTCTGGCTGCCCGGCGCGATGGCCGCGCCGACGCCCGTGAGCGCCTACCTGCACGCAGCGGCCATGGTGAAGGCCGGCGTCTACCTCGTGGCCCTGCTGGCGCCCGTCTTCGCCGACACCCCCGGCTGGCGCCCCGTGCTGGTGTCCCTGGGCATCGCCACGATGATCCTGGGCGGCCTGCGGGCCCTGCGCCAGTACGACATCAAGCTGCTGCTGGCCTACGGCACGGTCAGCCAGCTCGGCTTCCTCGTCGCCGTCGCCGGCGCCGGCACCCGCTCGGCCGCCTTCGCCGCGCTGGCGCTGCTGTGCGCCCACGGCCTGTTCAAGTCGGCCCTGTTCCTGGTCGTCGGCATCATCGACCGGTCGGTGGGGACCCGCGACCTGCGGGACCTGTCCGGTCTGCGTGCCGCACGGCCGGCCCTGTTCGTCATCACGATCGTGGCCGCCGCCTCCATGGCCGGCCTGCCGGTCATGTTCGGGTTCACCGCCAAGGAGGCCGCGCTGGCCGCCTTCGTCGACCTCGGCAAGGACCTCGGTCATCCCGGCTGGGGCATGGCCGCGCTCGTGGGCATCGTCGTGGGCTCGATCCTGACCGTCGCCTACTCGGCGCGCTTCGTCTGGGGAGCGTTCGCCGACAAGGCCGGTGTCGAGCCCTGCCACCCCCGTGCCTTCTCGGCCGGATTCACCGTCGTGCCCGGCATCCTGGCCGCGGCGAGCCTGGTGGCCGGCTTCGCCGGTCCCGCCCTGACCCCGCGGATCGCCACCTACGCCGACCAGTTCCCCGAGGGCGCCCACCACGCGATGCTCACCCTCTGGCACGGCTTCACCCCCGCGCTGGGACTCTCGGCGATCGCGGTCGTCGCCGGCCTGGCGCTGTTCGTGTGGCGCCGGCCCGTCGCCGCGACACAGCACGCGATCGTCGACCGGCTGCCGATGCCCGACGCCGAGCGCTCCTACCAGGCCGTCATGCGCGGCGTGGACCGTCTCGCGGTCGAGATCACCGGTCGCACCCAGCGCGGTTCGCTGCCGGTCTACCTGGGCATCATCCTGGTCACCCTGGTCGTCGTCCCGGGCACCGCGCTCATCCGCGCGTGGGAGACGCCCGACGTGCGCATCGCCGACAACCCGCTGCAGATCGTCACGGGCCTGATCATGGCCGCGGCCGCGATCCTGACCGTGCGCTCGCGCCGCCGCCTGCGCGCCGTGCTGCTGCTGGGCGTGACGGGCTACGGCACGTCGATCCTGTTCGTCGCCCACGGGGCGCCCGACCTGGCGCTGACCCAGGTGCTGGTCGAGACCTTCCTGCTGGTCACGTTCGTGCTGGTGCTGCGCCGCCTCCCCCCGTTCTTCAGCGACCGCCCGTTCAACATCGCCCGCTGGTGGCGGGTCGGCGTCGGCACGGCCGTCGGTCTGACGGTCTCGGGCTTCGCCTTCGTGGCCACCAACGCCCGCACGGCCACGCCGATCTCGGCCGGCTGGGCCGAGCCCGCCTACGAGTACGGCGGCGGCAAGAACATCGTCAATGTGGCCCTGGTCGACATCCGCGCCTGGGACACGATCGGTGAGCTGAGCGTCCTGGTGGTCGCCGCGACCGGCATCGCCAGCCTGATCTTCCTGCTGACCGACCGGTCGATGCGCCAGATCCGGCCGCGCCGGGTCGTCGCGCCCGACTCCAACGCCTGGCTCGCGGCGAACCTGCACGACCAGCGGCGCTCGATCGTCTTCGAGATCGTGACCCGCCTGATCTTCCACACCGTCATCGTCTTCTCGATCTACCTGATGATCTCGGGCCACAACTCCCCCGGCGGCGGCTTCGCCGGCGGCCTCATCGCCGGACTGGCGCTGATGGTCCGCTACCTGGCCGGCGGGCGCGAGGAGCTCGACAACGCCGCTCCGGTCGACGCCGGCTTCGTGCTCGGCCTCGGCCTGGCGGTCGCGGCCCTCTCGGGCCTGCTGCCGACCCTGCTCGGCGGCGGTGTGCTGCAGAGCGCGATCGTCGACGTGCAGATCCCCGTGCTCGGCGAGCTGCACCTGGTGACCTCGGTGTTCTTCGACATCGGTGTCTACCTCGTGGTCGTCGGGCTCGCGCTCGACGTGCTGCGCAGCCTCGGCAGCGGCATCGACGCCCAGATCGAGGAAGAGGACGAGGAGGCCGACGAGGCCGCCCAGAGCACGAGCGAGGTGACGTCGTGA
- a CDS encoding exonuclease domain-containing protein gives MPDASARPTTSEPARSGSGRRAKNVLPPREDPYVWYRQPLASLDFETTGVDPHRDRILSFAALSDVGGDLMGMVNPGVPIPESSADIHGITEKDLASSPMSAQALRPVLAWLHDLVQRRVGLVVYNASFDLTLLRAEAVRHDLDEPDWDRLLVVDPFVIDWGVDRERSGQRRLGDVAAHYGVRLDKAHDAAHDARAARELAVAMGQTYPKVVASSLTMLMAQQRYWIAARTMEWNRRAHELGRGLTIPDQNWPFA, from the coding sequence ATGCCTGACGCGTCCGCCCGCCCCACCACGTCTGAACCGGCCCGCTCCGGTTCGGGACGGCGCGCCAAGAACGTCCTTCCGCCCCGCGAGGACCCGTACGTCTGGTACCGCCAGCCGCTGGCCTCGCTCGACTTCGAGACCACCGGCGTCGACCCGCACCGCGACCGGATCCTGAGCTTCGCGGCGCTGTCCGACGTGGGCGGCGACCTGATGGGCATGGTCAACCCGGGCGTGCCGATCCCCGAGTCCTCGGCCGACATCCACGGCATCACCGAGAAGGACCTGGCGTCGTCGCCGATGTCGGCCCAGGCCCTGCGCCCGGTGCTCGCCTGGCTGCACGACCTGGTCCAGCGCCGCGTCGGCCTGGTCGTCTACAACGCCTCGTTCGACCTGACGCTGCTGCGGGCCGAGGCGGTCCGCCACGATCTGGACGAGCCCGACTGGGACCGCCTGCTCGTCGTCGACCCGTTCGTCATCGACTGGGGCGTCGACCGCGAGCGCAGCGGCCAGCGCCGGCTGGGCGACGTCGCCGCGCACTACGGCGTCCGGCTGGACAAGGCGCACGACGCCGCCCACGACGCCCGCGCGGCGCGTGAGCTCGCGGTCGCGATGGGCCAGACGTACCCGAAGGTCGTCGCCTCGAGCCTGACGATGCTGATGGCGCAGCAGCGCTACTGGATCGCCGCGCGGACGATGGAGTGGAACCGCCGGGCGCACGAGCTCGGCCGGGGCCTGACGATCCCGGACCAGAACTGGCCGTTCGCCTGA
- a CDS encoding Na(+)/H(+) antiporter subunit C translates to MTANLMLIAVVGVMVGSGVTLVLERSLTRILVGFVLIGNGLNVLFLVVSGPAGAAPILGLSGDPMADPLPQAMALTAIVITLGTTGFGLALAYRAWQLTGTDDVQDDLEDDLIRRRAERDEVSVTFDEVDDTELPDEGYAGDSSLAPEDEVPA, encoded by the coding sequence GTGACCGCGAACCTGATGCTGATCGCCGTGGTCGGGGTGATGGTCGGCTCCGGCGTGACCCTCGTGCTCGAGCGGAGCCTGACCCGCATCCTGGTGGGCTTCGTGCTCATCGGCAACGGCCTCAACGTGCTGTTCCTCGTCGTCTCCGGCCCCGCCGGCGCGGCGCCGATCCTGGGCCTGTCGGGCGACCCGATGGCCGACCCCTTGCCCCAGGCCATGGCGCTGACGGCGATCGTCATCACGCTGGGCACCACCGGCTTCGGACTGGCCCTGGCCTACCGCGCCTGGCAGCTGACCGGCACCGACGACGTCCAGGACGACCTCGAGGACGACCTGATCCGCCGCCGCGCCGAGCGCGACGAGGTCTCGGTCACCTTCGACGAGGTCGACGACACCGAGCTTCCCGATGAGGGCTACGCCGGCGACTCGTCGCTCGCGCCCGAGGACGAGGTGCCCGCATGA